In the Ammospiza caudacuta isolate bAmmCau1 chromosome 4, bAmmCau1.pri, whole genome shotgun sequence genome, AAAAAAGGCTTAATGATTTTCAAGTTCCTTCTGCTGAAGACCTATCGGGGTGCTGCAGTTTGCTATTGATGTATAGAGGTGCagcacaaaaaccccaaaccatccaaacaaaaaaactccaaaatacCCCACATTATCATTGTCTCTTCCCTAAATGTTCTTCAAGCTCTCACTGCAAAAGACTCCCAATGGTCTAAAGCCAAAAGAGGCTGGAATTTTGCCTGTCCTTTTTTCACAGGCTGGTGGTGGCTGGTGACTTGCTGATTTCCCCATACAGGACTTGTTTTCCCTTGTCTGCATGGCAATTTCATACCacagcaaaggaaagaaaaggaagagaacaCAGTTCCACAAGAACTCCCCTAGGGGTCGGTGTACTCATGAAATCTGGTACTTTTGGATGAAACATCCCTTAAGAGGAGTGAAACCTGGAAAGAGAAACTTGCATTTAACAGTTGTTATAATGTGCGAAAGGAGTAACAGTAACGCAACTGATTAACTTAACTGAGTTTACTAATTTAACAACCACATTAAGGACAAGGGGGAGAATGTGGGAGGCTGAAATTTGCAGTCAAGAAGTGCAGCCGTGAGAGCTGAGGATCTGGAAACAAACCAGCTTGAAAGGGAAATACTGTGGGTGTGCCAATCAGGCAGGCAAGGCAGAAGTCAGAAACCTGAGAAGGCCTTTTCAGTCCCCCCACCACCTCAAGGAACATTTGAGCCAGAAATTttatgaaaatgtatttttctcctctttttaaaaggagagaaagacaACAGCTAATTTAACTATTctgcataaatatatatagaaatgtCAAAAAGTGATAAGCCCTTTCAATTTATTGCTCTGGTACTTGAACCGTGAAAATattgaaggagaaggaaatggaTTACTGAATAGTGTGCTCAtagagctgctgccacccagTGTCAAATGaaagtataaataaaattagCAAGGCTACAGAGATAGAATTTCAACCAAAGGCTTAGAAAAGGCAGTTTAAAGCAGTAAAAAAACCTTAACCCTTAAAGGATTGCATGTCACACTGCTGGGGTTGTACCTTCCCCTCTTTCAGTAAAGGAGCTGCTTGTTTCATTACAAAGCAAAGTTTGTTTGTCATCAGATACACATGACTTGAAGAGAGATAAGAGCATCAGGTTTTAGCCATGACCTGCTGACTTGTGTCCACAGTTCCAGTTTCTCACAGCCTGCCCTAGtccctggctgtggcagtgggaTGTGGGGTGAGGCCCTGAGGTGATCCCTGTGCAGGTACTATAGGGCTGCACttgcctgctgcagctctcaccTGGCACgttcccattccctgctctggcagggtctgtgccagcagggcaggagctcctgTTGTCATTTCTTCCTTGGCTCTGGATAGCAGATGCTCCTCTGTTGAGCAGTGCTGGAAGGCAGCCCTGGCTTGGACACCACAGCTTGCTGCAGTTCCAGCTAACGCGCACTCCAGTGGCTGGATGCTCTGGATAAGAGTGGCTcctgcttcctgctgctcttgctgACAGAGGGTCCAGCATGTAACTACTCAGGAAGCCTCAGATAACTTCAGTTGCTGCTTCTTAAAGCTCTGGCTCtgtcttgcagctccagctcctgcacagtTGTGAggagagatgctgctgctgctcagttcAGGTGATTTCAGTTCCAGTTACTGAACACTCCAGCTTTGACTTGTTTTCAGTTGAAGGTGATTCCAGGTCAAGCTTGTTAAACTCCAGCTTTTATGTAGCAGTTCTGGCTTCCTAAAGCTCCAGCTGATGGACATagacttatttttatttctagctCATTCCAACTCCACTTCGTTGAAGCTCTACCTCCAGAACTGgatgctcagaaaaaaaagtttctccTGCTTCTTACAGCATCGGCTGTAAGACATTCTGCTGATGGACATTTTCCCGCAAGTTACTGCTCAAGTTATTTGAAGGCATAGGTTAGTTCAGCTCCTGCTTCTTCAAACTAGCTCTACACAGCATCTCTGGCTACTGGCCAGAAGAGTGGGAGCACTGGTGGGACAATGTTTTTTTGGGAGGGCACAGGTACTTCTATTAGGAAATCAAAGGCTCTCAAATCCCCACACCCACTGCCTTCCCAAAAAGGCAGCCATGGGCCTCCTGGAAATCAGGAGAAACCAGGATTCTACTGACTCATGCAGGCACTCAATTCATTTAATGGAATATAAAAGCCAGGCCAGCACACCATCGATCCCATGGCTCTCATCATAAGCTCTTTGTCAGTGCTGGCTGCAAATACATGCTCTGTATCCATGGGCAGGCAAGAGCAATGTCATCTTCTGTCCATTCCCTTGGATGCAGAAGATAAAAGCTCTTTTTGGATGGCCTGTCACAGAGTTATCATCTCCTGCCCAAAAGCTTGTTTGGGTTTGGATTTATTCTAGGCCAGTTCCTGCAGAAAATACTGTTGTGTGCTGGAGGCAGAGGGAGATGTGTGAATGGATGTCCACGtgttcccagcagtgcaggagccATGGCATGCATGAGAGGCACTGGATCAGCTCATGCATGAACAGCCCATGACTGTGAGCAGCATCCCATCACTTCACACCTGAATGTCCTAAAGCTTCATGCATTAGTGCCCCATCAGCATATGCATGAGTGCCCTATTTATTCAGACCTTAGCATCCAATCACTTCATGCACAAGCACTCAATCTATTGACAAGCAAGCCTGGAAACAGCCTTGCTCACATGAGCACCCAATTAATTCATGCCCCAGTGCTCAATCAGCTCACACAGGAGCAGCTATTTCTCATGCACCCACAGCACATGCAtgagtgctgtgctgggcagaaaTTGCAGGGTTCAGGTCAGTGATGCCATATTCCCACCCTCTGGCACTTGTTGCTGCAGGTGTTTCTCCACTGAAAACTAGTAGTTAGATGGCTGCACAGTGATAATGACACTGCACTGACAGAAAGCGCACAGCTCTTCTACCACAGCTGACAGCGAAGGTTCCAGATGCCTGCTTTCCTGAGACTTCAAATTTTTCTAATACAAAAAGCTAGTCAAACATTTGTACATTACTCGCTCTCCTTGCTAAGCTGCGTGCAGCTGTACTGGATATACTGGATATCTGAGCAGGGGATCATGGAACCTACCCCTGCCCCAAAACCAACTCGAAGAGAGCATTCAGGATGTTATCCAGCTGCAGGATGAGAAGAACAACATTACCTAGGGAAGTTCCTCCAACAAGGctaagcagcacagcagagtctCTCTGAGAGGTATATATATACGTATACACAGCTCAGCATGTTCAGTAAGTCATCAAGAACAGCAGCTCTTCAACAGTGAAGaaacagagacaaaaaataCATTCCTGTAGCCAAATGCATTTGAGAACTAGGCAAAGACTGAAAATTACAAAGGCTTAATACATTTATTAGCAACTGCTGGCATGTACTGTAAAATAGGCTACAATCTTCATGCACAAGGAATTCAAGGTTAAGTACTGGCCAAGCATTGCAAAGCACAGGTTAAAGAGAAAGCTGAAACAGCATGCACAGCTTCCACAGGCTTATTAAACTGTTCTGAGCATGTAAATCCATCTCACACTTGTCCAGTCAATCTGCTTTCAGGCCTATTTAAACGCTACAAGGACCAAAATTAAGGATTTGGAAAAGGGCAGGAGACAGCAGCTGTTTGCAAGTAGCAGATAGGAAGCAAGTCCAGGTGACagttccctccctgctcaggggtTAATTCCACTCCACTATGAGCAAAGCTGGCAAGCAGAAAACTCAGTTTTCATCTCTTACTGCAAAGGAAACAGCAGATGCATATAGAACATGTCATACTTTCagacacctttttttttctgaagaggcCATAAAAGCAAACAAGTAACCTAATGTGACCCAGGTGGTTACAGCACTCCCTGTCTTCCCTGATCACAGAACAAGCTGATAACAAATTATATGTTTATATAGCTCTATTCTTGTTAAGAACAAAACACCAATTAGTTACAAAGCCAGCTGGCCAGGAAGCTTCCCTTTCAGCTCTAGGTTTTATTACCTGTGTATTTTCCCATTTGGTACCTTACCCTTCACAGCACCAGCAAACACTCCCATGACAATGCTGCTGCACACCCTGTGAGGTACAACCAGGCCCTCAGACCACACACTGACATTCCCTATGGCTGTGCTGCTTGGCATCCTTGCCTGTAGGACACCTTGCACATCAGGCCCTAACCCAGAAGGGCAACTGAGAGATTGATCACAACTAAAGTCAACCTGACTAGAAGCAAAGTTTAAACCTTTATTAGGGTAAAACCCCTCCTTAATCTGTGCCTGAGACCAGGCAGTTTGTGCTGTTCCACATCTTTCAACTCTAACCCACGAGCACAGTCACTGCTACAGCTCCACTACGGACTGACCTGGAATCAGTGCTGTGATGAGCAAACCTCTGACATGCAGAGATTGGGAGCAGAAGCTTTCACTCAGATATAGGGTATTTTAAATGTTACCCTGCAGTGAGCCAGCCTGTAAACAAGCTTTTAGTTCTTTGGCCTCAGAGACAGAACAGCAGCTTAAATGCAGGTCCATCCTGTGGAAATGAAGTTACAGAAATCAGCAAGTTCCAAAGCTAACTAAAATCCAGGGTGTGCTTACTGATTACCTCACCTGCTCCCATGACACATTCTGCTAGGCATCTTCTACAATTGTGGCAGCTGTTAAACAGTAGGTAAAATCCATGCATATTTTCTGAATCACTGTAGtccaaaatacagaaaattacttCTTGACTTTTGTACAGATCACTATTCTCACCGAGTCACCCAAGTCAGAAATCCCCCACCCATTAAAGTTCAAAGCATTATTACCTGCTCTGATGTAGACTGAAGTAGCAGCTTTGTTCCATTAACACTGTCCAGTAATTTGTTACTAAAATCACACAGCAACAGGGCACATAAAGTAGGAGCTACAACCTAATCCAGCTTGTAGAATTCCCATCCCTTGCAAACAACCTCCCTTAAGTAACACACATCCAACACGGTTCCACCTTTGTTATGTAAGGCATTTAGCAACAAGAGAACTGGCTTTGGAAAACAAAGTACCCTTTATAATCCAGCATTACCTAACTGGAGCCATTCCTTCAATGGCACAACACCAACACCCACTGTAAAACAGAGACTGCTTTCCTGATTCAGGATGTGCACACGTCTCTGGTCTTGCAACAAAGAGTCTACACACAGTTATACAaaaagatttattaaaaaaccaGTAAGACACTACTACATCATGACACTGTCACACTGGGCTTTGGAACACAAGACTTGAGCTACAATACTGAGGAAGGGGCATAAAACAAATTGATTCTTAAGCATAGCAATTAAGAAATAAGACCatgaaagcaattttttcttaatgaaaactCAATTAAACTTCAGAGGGACCCAACGTCTTACTTCCAATTCATGGACTTGATACAAAAATTAGTTTCAACTGCTATTAGCAGGTAGCATGTGCCACCTCAAATGAATCTTCGAATGAGAAAATACTGCGTCTCCAcctaggaaaaagaaaagagaaagaagtcaTTCTGTGAAAACTGACAGCAACCAGAAaagtttttgttggttttttttttattaacagaCAACTGCATTTTAGATACCCCTATTCCCCACTCTATGTAAATATGGTATATCAACATTAATCATGTAAAtatatgctttttaaaattaaagctgAACAGAAGAGTCCATGAGCTGGAAATCCACATGTGCACCAATGTTTAAGACAAGCTTTTCATTGTATGCGAATTTACTTCGGAAATGCTTCTAGTCTTAGATGTTATAAACATCTACAATACCCATAACCACCACCAAAACTATTTCGGTGGATGGACCTTCTGGGCCCAAAAGTCGCATTTAAGATTTGTGCCGACCCACTCTAGAGTGTCATTAGCTTAATCTGTTAAGTTAAGAAAATAcaaccaaaagaaaaagttaCATTAATTACTATAGTAGGATTGTATTCGGAAGCTAAGGAGAAGTCGACACAACAGGAATTCAGCTCAAGAACTTCTTGCAATTACTGCTACAATGTCTATAAATGGGAAAAGCAAGCATTAAAATagattaataaaatataaaattaagaCTGGAAAATCCAGAGACAAGCTGTATCCTTAGAAGAACAAAGTTAAAATTATTCAGTAAGCTGACGTATTTAACCATTACTGGGCCtgtaaaaaatgcattaaattaCATTACAAATagttttaaaagcaaagaaataagTGAAGGCAAAGCTTGAAGtatccattttattttataatgctGATACAGGATGTTGGAAGAGACCATACCAAACGGCAGCATTCGAGAGCGTGAGCATCTCGTACCCTGTCCGCATTGAGCGGGCCTGTGAGAATCGTGAAGTCAGCGCGACACAGGGCCTGCAAGGAAGTTCCCGCTGGCGGGTACAAACAAGGTATAATGTCAGAGTTAGTAGGCAATATTGTTTCGCTGCAATTCCTTAATTTGTACCCATTAGCAGTACTTTACCTGTTAACTTTACTGACTTGTTAATTATAGGGCAAAAGGCAAAAGCTTAAGAGCACCTGTGTTACATATCTTCAAAGTCATTATGTTACATTACGGTAAGCACGTCTGGGTGCtgtgaaattttaaaacattaatcATTACAATATCTTATGCAGCAGATTTCAAAAATtactattaattaaaaattaaaagcttgtAAATATATATTGAGGACATACCTGTTTGGGGTAAGTTGCAAATGGAATAATTTAGTATGGTTTGTAGCTATTTTGATGACCACCTCGCCGAGATACTTTCCCATAACCACTCTGCTGATCTAGACACAACAGAAGGCAATCAGATGGAAAGCTCCAGAGTCCACAATGCTTTCACAAGGAAACATCAATGCCACCAGCTCAGGCGGCTTTCACAGCCAGCTTCCCTCTCCCCAACTTCTAAGCAACATGAAACTACTCAAAACTGTTTTTACCCTTCCCACAATGTCAGTTTCTCCAGAATACGAAGATTTACACCCACCCATTAAACAGCATCTGGCACAAAAATAACCACACTCATGAAAATCCCAGCTTATTCCAAAACATCAAGTAGTTTTTGCCATACTGAGACAGCAAATCCACCAGAGGACCAGCAGGAAAGTGTCCCCAGAAGGCTGATGGCCTGCCCTCCACTACTGTGCGTGTGTGAAACTGTGGCTGCCTGCTGACCATGTCCAAACACAGCTCTCAGCCCCACCACCACTGTGGTAACTACAGCCTACTGCAGATGCAGAGCTCTGTCACTCACTATGTGTTCACTGCAGGCTTCAAATTCACGCTCTCTTCCTGGCCAAGAGAGCTGCTTCAGGAACCCAAACAGTTTGCAGGGCAGCTGAGGTGGGGCCCTCTCCCTCTCACCTACCCTAAGTGCTGCCAAACTAAGGGAGCTGAGGGGCACCTTCCAGAATGACCAGGAGAGGCAACACTCCCACCCCAAGGGACAGACACAGGActtcccagcagcactgcagccctaCCTCACCACCATGCACACCTGACACAGTGAAGCAGAAAAGTAGGGACAGAGGACAAAGACATCTATCTTTTACACTGCCAGCAGCCATTTTCTTACAAGCAGCAGCCTGGAACATTTTGTAAGCAGTTCAGTACTTACTGCTATAGTCGCCATATCCATAGTAGTTGTTGTAACCAGTGTAGTCGTAGCCTCCATAACCACCATAGCCTTGGCTGTTGTAACCATAGTTCCCATACCCCTGATTCCAGTAGTTGCTGTATCCCTGGTTCCAGCTTTGACTGGGGCCTGCAACACAAAgctcagaattatttttattcaggcTATTCCCTCACCATCCAACACTGCAGCAGTACAAGCTTACCTCCACCTCTCCCTCGAGCTCTTCCAACAAATCCTCCCCGActtccccactgctgctgctgctggtacTGTTCCTTTGACATGGCTACTTTTATTTCACACTGGAAATGAAAAGTTAGAATGAGATTCAATCAGCAAAGATAACCCCCAAACTCTTAAACTTACAGAACAGTAAGCAGAAAATTGGATTTGGTCACCCTGGTGCCCTCCCTGCAAAAATGGATGGCTTACACTGTCTAACTTGAGAACAGTTGAGACACTGTAGAACCCATTCTGAAAGGAATGCTTGTTTCTTTCTAAgcctctctcttttccctttgaaCTAAACCTCTGAGGCCTGTTCATTTGGGAAAAGTGAAACCAAACCTGAGTTTGGCCAACGTGCTAAACTCAACTCAACTCTGTTCTGAAGCTTCCACCACATATTTGTGCAAGTACCAGTCCAGCTACAATTTGAGTATATGCTACCAGCTAGAAATTCAACCATGTTTCTGAAAAGAATTGCAACTTCTAATAGGGAAGCCTAACTTCccatttcatttcagttttggaAGCTCTCTAAGACAAACTGACATTTGGTGTTaacaacaaacacacacacaaagatcCAGCTACCAGGGAACGTGGGGCTGCCTGATAGAGCAGATCAGTGACACAGCACTCTGCCCATGCTGCTGGAGAATGTGGGAGCTGCACCATGGAAAGAGTGCTGGGGTCCAGCCCTCTCCCCATGAGGGTGCAGTACAAACCACACCTGAAACCCAGCTCAGAAACTAGGGTAACAGTCACCTACATAAATACTTCACAGGCCCAATGCCTACATGTGACAAATAATGCTTACAGGTAGGTACTGGCAGACAATTATCCCCAAACAGATGCCACTGGTAATGTAATTCCCTCTATTGTCACAGTTCTGTTTgtctaggaaaaaaatccacctaCTTTACTAAGCCCAACATTGTGGTATTTCTTCTCCATTATTTTCTTCACTGGTTCCTCCTCCTTGAAAGTAATGAAGCAAAATCCACGCCTCTTGTTAGTTTTGTTGTCCATGGGGAGCTCTATGGATTCGACCTGGTGGAAGACAGTGATTTTACCTTTTATCCTGCCATTCATGTCACTGCAAAATCCTTCTAACAGGTCATACTGTTACTGAAATTACTTAGATTTGAATATGACAATATGACAAATACAGAGTCAAAGTTCTCTGTACCTACAGCACATGGGACTTCCCAGGCAAACAGTAGTTAAAGTCTTTAGTCCAGAGTAAACTATCTGTAAGTTTGGAACAGGGCACGTATTTAGCAGCCAAGCTGCCTGAACAGTTATGACCTGAAGCTGGCACCATCTGATAACAAGCAAGCTCATACAAGACCAGCTTTTAAAAACTTCAGTGATACTTAGCTTGTCTGCACCACCAAAAACTGGGGACAGAGACTACACAGTTGTACAGAATTTAGGCAAAACTGTCTCAACCTGTGCTACAGGAGATGAGCTGGGGGGCTGAAGAGCATCTCACTGACCAAAGCATCCTGCTCTAAACACTGCCTCCCTCTCCGATATATCCCAGCTCCCCCTTCCATCAAACCAGGCTGCTCAACTCAGAGCCTGTAACTGAACATCAACATTCTGACCACTAACACACATGGAACTACTATGGCCATAAAGCTTACATTAGCTTTACGTTAGCATCCATGCAGCTGCACGTGGGGAATGTTTTCTATTAATACATTTGTGAAGACAGAACAGGTTCCACAAATAAAAGCAGTTTGTTTCACCACATACCTCACCAAAAGCTCCAAAGTATTCCCGGATTTTCTCCTCAGGTGTGTCTGGAGATAAGCCCCCAACAAAAATCTTTTTAACaggttcttttgttttcatggCTTTAGCTCTTTTTGGATCAATGACCTTTCCATTCAGCTTGTGTTCTTTCTGGTCCATGACCTGAGGATAATTAAAACAGAGTTTTACACAGTTCATGCTAAATATTTCACTGATGTTTTGAGTAAGGCCAAAATTGATTCAATTTCAATACTTGGATCACACCATTAAGTTGTTGCACaaaaacaaagttctgtgatTTTTGATCACTATCCACTGACAGTTCTGACAACTGGAACCACTTATTACCCAGCAGAAGCTAGAGTGTAACACCTCTCAAAAAGTACTCTTCTCATCCTCAAAccttatgaaataaaaaatctgtACTTTAGATATCACAAAGGTCACGAGgtgaaaacatttctgtgtgcTGCATCCACAGCATTTTAGAAAAGCTAACAACTAATTTTTGCTTGGACAGAGCTTAAATGTATCAAAGCTATTGGCCGTACTCTAGGGATTCATGGTGCAGCTCTGGATTGTAGCAGAGCTGTACTACAGAAGTCCTACAGTACAGCTATAGGACCAGAAGTTCTTTGcaattgctgctttcacagcagcaggcagcagacaTTTATACACAGCATTTTTCAAGTGCCCAAGTCCAGTGGCTTGCAGAACCTGTAAATGCCCAAATCCATACATACCTCAGGAATCACTGCTGGTCCTGGACACAGCATCATGAGTAAGATGGTtcataaaagaaagcattttcacAAGCACATGAAACATACTGCACCCCTGAATCATCTTTAGCAGGAGATGCAAGAACAACTCCTACAGTCACCCTAGTGAGTGCTTTATCTCTGACACCTGAATTTGAACATGTTTCAGTACTTTAATCCTACCTTATCCACACTCTCTGACTCTTTGAAGAGCACAAAGCCAAAGCCTCTCGATCTCCCAGTGATGGGGTCCAACTTGAGAGTGCAGTCCACAACTTCACCAAACTTGGAGAAGTAGTCCTTCAGATCCTTCTTCGTGGTGTCCCAGCTAAGGCCACCAATGAACATTTTCCTGTTAAGGCAAGTTGGTCAATCTGTAAATGTGTGTTACCCAAAATCCTGCACTGCCAAGCTTTATGAGCCCAATACCCTAATGCATGGAGCTGGCAGGATTTTATCAGTCATAGCACTACACACACAGGCCTGCACTTTTTGACAACTTGCTTAAGTGAGTCTGGCCAGGACAGATAAAGATTTTCACataaacaaacatttttcactgtcttctcctgcagctgcttaCTCTGCTGTCCCAAGAAACCACTAGTAGTAGTGACAAAAAGATAATTTACTACTCCTTCACATCCCCATCACACGTTCAATTCCATCCAGTTATCTGTGGAGCCtccacaaactgaaacacacgCAGGCAGATTAGATTTGTAAGGAAGTGTGGTTAAAACAGAAGCATTTATCTACCAGTCTGGACTGGACATATGCccaaattaataaattaaaataaatttagtCAAGTCCCCTTCCCCAGAAAGCCATTATGAAAAAGCAAAGTATTGGATGGTCAGAAGTTCTTTCCTCACAAAAACTTTATATAAACACCTGGCATAATCCATTACCATCAAGAGAATGTCATTTCAGTATTTCTACAGCaccagtgctgctgggcagaTATGAATTATGTGTACAGCACATAATTCATAATCAAAAGCACACTGGAAGCTTAGAATCAAATCATGATCATCCCAGCATGTCAGTAAGgcataaaaccccaaaattttaaaatatgaaaaatcaaGCCAGTATACCCACAAATGAAACATTCCAGGTTATTAGGCATAGGGCTTAGGAACCCATTCAAAAGAGGATTTGATTTGAGATGATCTCTTCTAATACTGATAAAGAAGATTTTACTTTGAGCTGTAACCAAAAAATATGATCCATGATGATCTATAAAAGCACTTTCTACAAAGCTTAGCCTGTCTTCACTGTCCTAACTTATTTCACAATCAGACACAGTTATCAGAAAACCTGAAAAACCACTGTCTCATGTTTCCAACCCTTCCACTTCCCACGCACAAACATTGCTGCCAATCATGTGAAAGCACTGTACCTCCACAGCTCAAACTGCCTCAAACCAAAAGCTGCTCCTTTGAACTAGCTCTGCTGACTTAGCTGCGCTCTCACAGAATTAACAAGAGCACTCCATTTCTGACAAAATCCATACCGATGAGGGGTTCGGGAGCTTCAGATGTTTTTATAGCAAGTGCCCAATTCTGTCAAGAAGGAGCACCAATTCCCCATCCCTTTATCTACTTTTCCAGTTAGTTCCAGATCTCCCTTCAACCAAGCACCAACAGCCCTTTCTATCAGCTGT is a window encoding:
- the HNRNPD gene encoding LOW QUALITY PROTEIN: heterogeneous nuclear ribonucleoprotein D0 (The sequence of the model RefSeq protein was modified relative to this genomic sequence to represent the inferred CDS: inserted 1 base in 1 codon) produces the protein MSAPQDPAAPRPVPSXPPRSLTAPGGGVTCPPAALLPAAILGWVGGGAIKNREREEEGSAGSARSAGAASGAGASAGRRRHRRWPVRGGGGAMSDQQFALDSAAVAAGAGGSAAEPAEQPEGQAGAGSTDGGGGGGGGVESEGAKIDASKNEEDEGKMFIGGLSWDTTKKDLKDYFSKFGEVVDCTLKLDPITGRSRGFGFVLFKESESVDKVMDQKEHKLNGKVIDPKRAKAMKTKEPVKKIFVGGLSPDTPEEKIREYFGAFGEVESIELPMDNKTNKRRGFCFITFKEEEPVKKIMEKKYHNVGLSKCEIKVAMSKEQYQQQQQWGSRGGFVGRARGRGGGPSQSWNQGYSNYWNQGYGNYGYNSQGYGGYGGYDYTGYNNYYGYGDYSNQQSGYGKVSRRGGHQNSYKPY